A portion of the Deltaproteobacteria bacterium genome contains these proteins:
- a CDS encoding adenylosuccinate lyase, with protein sequence MIGRYKTTAIDAIWRDEGIFSRWTQVEVAACEAWHARGEIPNTEMSQIKERASTPDPQRVRELEKITDHDVVAFVRALAEIVGEPANRHLHRGLTSSDVVDTGLALAMLASLDVVLDALKSLSQAVATRAREHKLTPCVGRTHGVHAEPTTYGIRLAGWYTEIQRNIERLTNAKSEIGFGKLSGAVGTFSQSDPEFEGFVLERLKLAAEPVATQVVPRDRHASVIAKLALLAGGLERFATDIRALQRTEVHEAEEAFAKGQTGSSAMPHKKNPITSERLCGMSRLMRGYALAAFEDIALWHERDISHSSVERIAFPDAFHLALYMTERMTKLVQNLRIYKEQMQHNLDLTGGLVFSQNALGLLLRAGMDRQAAYALVQTAALRVWEKQSPTLQAALWNTPEVRQLVCENDLAQAFDLSAYNRHVDAIFSRAGL encoded by the coding sequence GTGATAGGTCGTTATAAAACAACTGCTATTGATGCTATTTGGCGTGACGAAGGGATTTTTTCACGCTGGACTCAAGTAGAAGTTGCTGCATGTGAAGCTTGGCATGCCCGCGGTGAAATTCCTAATACCGAAATGTCTCAAATAAAAGAACGAGCATCTACCCCTGATCCACAGCGGGTGCGTGAGCTTGAAAAAATAACTGATCACGATGTTGTTGCATTTGTACGGGCTCTTGCAGAAATTGTTGGTGAACCAGCCAATCGTCATTTGCATCGTGGCCTTACTAGTAGTGATGTTGTTGATACCGGCCTTGCACTTGCCATGTTAGCAAGTCTTGACGTTGTTCTTGATGCATTAAAATCCTTAAGCCAGGCAGTAGCAACGCGAGCTCGAGAACATAAACTCACCCCCTGTGTAGGCAGAACTCACGGAGTACATGCTGAGCCCACTACTTATGGTATACGTCTAGCTGGTTGGTATACTGAAATACAGCGCAATATCGAAAGATTAACCAATGCAAAAAGTGAAATTGGTTTTGGTAAACTTTCTGGTGCTGTGGGTACTTTCAGCCAAAGTGACCCTGAGTTTGAAGGTTTTGTTCTCGAACGTTTAAAGTTAGCCGCTGAGCCGGTTGCTACTCAAGTAGTGCCACGTGATCGTCATGCATCTGTGATTGCCAAGCTGGCATTACTCGCTGGTGGTTTAGAAAGATTTGCTACTGACATTCGCGCTTTACAGCGTACAGAAGTACACGAAGCTGAAGAAGCCTTTGCTAAAGGGCAAACAGGTTCTTCGGCTATGCCCCATAAAAAAAATCCTATTACCAGTGAACGGCTATGCGGTATGTCACGTCTAATGCGTGGATATGCGCTTGCTGCCTTTGAAGATATTGCTCTATGGCATGAGCGAGATATCTCGCATTCATCGGTCGAGCGTATCGCCTTCCCGGATGCTTTTCATTTAGCTTTATATATGACTGAACGCATGACAAAGTTAGTGCAGAATTTGCGAATTTATAAAGAGCAAATGCAACACAATCTCGATCTCACCGGTGGTTTAGTGTTTAGCCAAAATGCTTTAGGTCTTTTACTAAGAGCAGGGATGGATCGCCAAGCTGCATATGCTCTAGTACAAACCGCAGCTTTACGCGTATGGGAGAAACAATCACCTACCTTACAAGCCGCATTATGGAATACCCCTGAAGTGCGGCAACTTGTATGCGAAAATGATCTGGCGCAGGCATTTGATCTTAGTGCGTATAATCGTCATGTTGATGCAATTTTTTCAAGAGCTGGTTTATAA
- a CDS encoding D-tyrosyl-tRNA(Tyr) deacylase → MRALIQRVKWAKVLVEHTIVGEIKHGLLILLGIKKGDSESETTALAKKISEIRIFADANDLMNLSVFDVGGSCLVVSQFTLYADTKRGRRPFFKEAEMPNVASQLCEQFCETLRARGIYVATGVFGAMMQVESCNDGPVTIWLDTAENKKK, encoded by the coding sequence ATGCGTGCACTTATTCAAAGAGTTAAATGGGCAAAAGTGCTTGTTGAGCACACTATTGTAGGAGAGATTAAACACGGTTTGCTGATTTTATTAGGCATCAAAAAAGGCGATAGCGAATCTGAAACTACGGCCTTGGCAAAAAAAATATCTGAAATACGCATATTTGCTGATGCTAATGATTTAATGAATTTATCGGTTTTTGATGTTGGAGGATCATGTTTAGTAGTAAGTCAATTTACGCTCTATGCTGATACTAAACGTGGCAGGCGTCCATTTTTCAAAGAAGCAGAAATGCCAAATGTCGCGTCACAGCTATGTGAACAGTTTTGTGAAACGCTTCGCGCTCGTGGTATTTATGTGGCAACTGGTGTTTTTGGTGCGATGATGCAAGTTGAGTCTTGCAACGATGGCCCTGTTACTATTTGGTTAGACACTGCAGAAAATAAAAAAAAATAA
- a CDS encoding sulfotransferase, with the protein MSSIVRQKYVTCFLTMLNQENLIFIIGSPRSGSTLLQRMVGSHSKIFTHPEPHLITPLFYLGYYTNVDKAPYDHINAAQALREFCEELPNGENDYLEALRAYASTLYEKVLNASGKEFFLDKTPAYALVLPFLTKLYPQAKYIVLTRHPLAILHSVAHSFFAGDYKTAVETNPIIQRYIPAIGAFIHERPVPFVHIRYEDLVNEPEKQMQHICEHLRLSYEPETITYGQYKHISKSYGDPMSVEKHQRPVGDSIEKWVPDLLARPKVMAIARRSIASLDEDHLAAWGYPKEEIFAALSSGRASPTQTPLNIYRIKRQVLLHLRKNIHKNLFGKLIKKIRYYCDVLLRT; encoded by the coding sequence ATGTCTAGCATCGTTAGGCAAAAGTATGTTACATGCTTTTTAACGATGCTAAATCAAGAAAACCTTATATTTATTATTGGTTCGCCGCGCTCAGGCTCTACTTTGTTGCAGCGTATGGTTGGTTCACATTCAAAAATTTTCACCCATCCAGAACCGCATTTAATTACACCGCTATTTTATTTGGGATATTACACCAATGTAGATAAAGCACCATATGATCATATTAATGCCGCACAAGCGTTACGTGAGTTTTGTGAAGAATTGCCTAATGGAGAAAATGATTATCTTGAGGCGCTGCGTGCCTATGCTAGTACGCTTTATGAAAAAGTACTTAATGCCAGTGGCAAAGAGTTCTTTCTTGATAAAACTCCCGCATATGCTTTGGTGTTGCCATTTTTAACGAAGTTATATCCGCAAGCAAAATATATAGTATTAACTAGACACCCTTTGGCAATTTTACATTCAGTAGCTCATTCATTTTTTGCTGGTGATTATAAAACCGCTGTTGAAACAAATCCGATTATACAACGATACATACCCGCGATTGGTGCATTTATTCATGAGCGTCCCGTACCATTTGTACACATACGTTACGAAGATTTAGTGAATGAGCCAGAAAAACAGATGCAACATATTTGCGAACACTTAAGGCTAAGCTATGAACCTGAAACCATAACTTATGGTCAGTATAAACATATTTCAAAGAGTTATGGTGATCCGATGTCAGTAGAAAAGCATCAAAGACCAGTAGGGGATTCAATAGAAAAGTGGGTGCCTGATTTGCTCGCGCGTCCTAAAGTTATGGCTATTGCCAGAAGGAGTATAGCATCACTTGATGAAGATCATTTAGCCGCATGGGGATATCCCAAAGAAGAAATTTTTGCTGCATTAAGTAGTGGTAGGGCAAGTCCTACACAAACACCGTTGAATATTTATCGCATTAAACGACAAGTTTTATTACATTTGCGTAAAAATATTCACAAGAACCTATTCGGAAAATTAATTAAAAAGATACGCTATTATTGCGATGTTTTACTGCGTACATAG
- a CDS encoding sigma-70 family RNA polymerase sigma factor → MAKNNARQKTVVHRRRPKLATDTIPVSNSSRTKRLLAIEMLKKKETPVSHNHERRAKAPAKPAPISDIEPTAEELAAEQSIIDEELEGRRDRQTIAAGKDLLASYMEQLSHIPLFSPEQEMNNARMLQDLEYKTWNLVLSSPRALVHVCIESASLEPPVQQKLDKLLQNVRRAALRSKRRELKNSPLRDKLVESAIRSMRFADYDKEMLERVIRRCRREVWGRRVLDTNPAFRLTHAKLAEIEQAHGASIRARNNFVRANLRLVVSVARNFHHHRIPFIDLIQEGNVGLMKAVHRFDHERGFRFSTYAHWWIRQSIERAIINKGSQVRLPVHVIDSRRQVGRAATKLQQKLGRAPTAGELSRSLRIPQIKVEQILNGVQQDPVSLDEPVGGDDPRKYLDLVRDDTNPGLDEAVIRENTHERVRELLHMLNPIEKDIIRRRFGLGDDSDQTLDEIGKIYNLSRERVRQIQAQGLMKMRRMCERRKIS, encoded by the coding sequence ATGGCAAAAAATAATGCTCGTCAAAAAACTGTTGTACATAGACGACGCCCCAAACTTGCGACAGACACAATTCCAGTATCTAATAGCAGTCGCACTAAACGTTTGCTTGCTATTGAAATGCTTAAAAAAAAGGAAACGCCCGTGTCTCATAATCACGAGCGCCGAGCAAAAGCGCCCGCGAAACCAGCTCCTATTTCTGATATTGAACCTACTGCTGAAGAATTAGCTGCTGAGCAGTCGATAATTGACGAAGAACTAGAAGGGCGACGTGATCGCCAAACTATAGCAGCTGGCAAAGATCTGCTAGCTAGTTATATGGAACAGCTTAGCCACATTCCATTATTCTCTCCCGAACAAGAGATGAATAATGCACGAATGCTACAAGATTTAGAGTATAAGACTTGGAATCTAGTGCTTTCATCTCCACGAGCATTAGTGCATGTATGTATTGAATCAGCTTCTCTTGAACCGCCGGTACAACAGAAACTTGATAAGTTGTTACAAAATGTTAGACGTGCAGCCTTACGTAGCAAACGTCGCGAACTTAAAAATTCACCTCTGCGCGATAAACTTGTCGAGTCAGCCATTCGCAGCATGCGTTTTGCTGATTACGATAAAGAAATGCTTGAACGTGTTATTAGGCGATGTCGTCGAGAGGTTTGGGGAAGACGAGTTCTTGATACAAATCCGGCGTTTCGTTTAACTCATGCGAAACTCGCAGAGATTGAACAAGCACACGGTGCATCTATTCGAGCACGCAATAATTTTGTGCGAGCCAATTTACGCCTTGTTGTTAGTGTCGCGCGAAATTTTCATCACCATCGCATTCCTTTTATCGATCTTATTCAAGAAGGTAATGTTGGTTTGATGAAAGCAGTACATCGCTTTGATCATGAAAGAGGCTTTCGTTTTTCAACCTATGCTCATTGGTGGATTCGGCAATCGATTGAGCGTGCAATTATCAATAAAGGCTCGCAAGTACGTTTACCGGTACATGTAATTGATTCACGACGGCAGGTTGGTAGAGCCGCAACAAAATTGCAGCAGAAACTTGGGCGAGCTCCAACCGCCGGTGAACTTTCACGTTCGTTACGTATTCCACAAATAAAAGTTGAACAGATTTTAAATGGGGTACAACAAGATCCAGTCTCTCTTGATGAACCAGTTGGGGGTGATGATCCTCGAAAATATTTAGATCTAGTACGAGATGATACCAACCCTGGTTTAGATGAAGCAGTTATTCGTGAAAATACACATGAGCGTGTGCGTGAACTTTTACATATGCTTAATCCTATAGAAAAAGATATTATTCGCCGACGTTTTGGTCTTGGCGACGATAGCGATCAAACACTTGATGAAATTGGCAAGATTTACAATCTGTCGCGCGAACGTGTACGACAGATCCAAGCCCAGGGATTAATGAAAATGCGTCGTATGTGTGAACGTCGCAAAATTAGTTAA
- a CDS encoding adenylosuccinate synthase: protein MPVVVILGAQWGDEGKGKITDYLAAKADIIVRYQGGNNAGHTVVVGDTTYKFHLIPSGILYKDKICVLGNGVVIDPEKLIGELDGITAQGISSENLRISDQAHFILPTHRIFDQHSEDKKGEAKIGTTGRGIGPAYRDKVNRSGIRLGDPRDPVLLRQLVATHFEEHAQELIDVDWTIDRMVDYLLHTYKRLEPYVCNTPALINDTLEKGGNILLEGAQGTLLDIDHGTYPFVTSSNPTAGGACIGSGVGPTRINAIVGVAKSYTTRVGAGPFPTELFDETGALLGKYGHEFGTTTGRARRCGWLDLVALRYAMRINGITHLCITKLDVLDSFEEIKLCTAYCIGEKEFNDYPSQLSTISQVKPIYKTLKGWCKPTSAMRSFTELPSQAIAYIARIEDYLKVPVVLVSVSPERTANLIRQNIWP, encoded by the coding sequence ATGCCGGTCGTAGTTATCTTAGGTGCACAATGGGGAGATGAAGGCAAAGGCAAGATCACCGATTATCTAGCAGCCAAAGCAGATATTATCGTACGCTATCAGGGTGGTAATAATGCAGGCCATACGGTTGTGGTTGGTGACACAACATATAAATTTCATCTCATCCCATCTGGGATCCTGTACAAAGATAAAATTTGTGTGCTTGGCAACGGCGTTGTTATCGATCCTGAAAAACTTATTGGTGAATTAGACGGTATCACCGCACAAGGTATAAGCAGCGAAAATTTGCGCATATCAGATCAAGCGCATTTTATTTTGCCGACTCATCGAATTTTTGACCAACACTCTGAAGACAAAAAAGGTGAAGCTAAGATTGGCACAACTGGCCGAGGTATCGGACCAGCGTATCGTGATAAAGTTAATCGCTCAGGCATCCGATTAGGTGACCCTCGTGATCCGGTATTGCTGCGCCAACTTGTTGCGACTCACTTTGAAGAGCATGCTCAAGAGCTAATAGATGTTGATTGGACCATTGATAGGATGGTCGATTATTTATTGCACACTTATAAAAGATTAGAACCCTATGTTTGTAATACTCCCGCTTTAATCAACGATACCCTCGAAAAAGGTGGCAATATTTTACTTGAAGGAGCTCAAGGTACTCTGCTTGATATCGATCATGGTACCTATCCATTTGTCACTAGTTCTAATCCTACTGCCGGTGGTGCCTGCATTGGCTCTGGTGTAGGACCCACTCGTATTAATGCTATTGTTGGTGTGGCAAAATCTTATACAACTAGAGTTGGTGCAGGTCCGTTTCCTACAGAACTTTTTGATGAAACAGGTGCACTATTAGGTAAATATGGTCATGAATTCGGCACTACCACCGGCAGAGCCAGACGTTGTGGTTGGCTTGACTTAGTTGCCTTGCGTTATGCCATGCGTATTAATGGTATTACTCACCTCTGTATCACCAAACTTGATGTGCTTGATTCTTTTGAAGAAATCAAACTTTGTACTGCTTATTGTATTGGTGAAAAAGAATTCAATGATTATCCCTCACAATTGTCAACGATATCGCAAGTTAAACCTATCTACAAGACATTAAAAGGTTGGTGCAAACCAACAAGCGCCATGCGTTCTTTTACTGAATTACCTTCACAAGCCATTGCCTATATTGCCCGTATTGAAGATTATTTAAAAGTGCCAGTGGTTTTAGTTAGTGTAAGTCCAGAAAGGACTGCTAATCTGATCCGTCAAAATATTTGGCCATAA
- a CDS encoding serine/threonine protein kinase, which yields MNADEGIFGQYRLLRRIAFGGMAEIFLAVIDRDAGFKKRLVVKRILPQFSLDPNFVQMFIDEAVVIGRLSHPNITQIYDFGQVDSVYFMAMEYIDGADLRQILIDCEKRDRPLTFAETAAIGESIARGLAYAHSFADERLGPLHIVHRDISPHNIMISRAGDVKIMDFGIAKAAARATHTAAGTIKGKVAYMAPEQAAGEELDSRCDQFSLGVVLWEIIARQRLFQGNSDLDIIRRVIECDIKKLSSIRTDIPTELENIISRCLLAKPSERYASLSNVEKELSSFRYSLGVEGAVQLGSLVDIKNSETNKKQRQTMTLPADEDENDEQAVISQTLETPSNAIAAKANDFQPTAATAPTAIMTDSIVPTAVVNLDLTQNKITTPEANLVSPTPNLTNDDKVTNTISTDNASKSASRSIFNYIFLILLVATIITAVGVLLHNNQFFSQVRNKVKALKTILPTKESDIKNTTVKEIKLKESSPKSSVVFEQPKIPNMDIADSDTDKEPITTPFLTLEKESAATSVDPPKIPDKVKTSSIAAKVTPKPVNKKSKATMGYLSLRSVGTWLDVYLGTKRLGTTPIRRYRIPSGNVHLHLVNKEANINRYLDLRVPPNGEVSRTITIPK from the coding sequence GTGAATGCGGACGAAGGAATCTTCGGCCAATATCGTCTGCTACGACGAATTGCTTTTGGCGGTATGGCTGAGATTTTTCTTGCTGTTATCGATCGCGATGCTGGTTTTAAAAAGCGCCTAGTAGTTAAAAGAATTCTGCCCCAATTTAGTTTAGACCCCAACTTTGTGCAGATGTTTATTGATGAAGCAGTAGTTATTGGCCGCCTTTCGCATCCGAATATTACGCAGATATATGATTTTGGGCAGGTCGATAGTGTTTATTTTATGGCAATGGAATATATCGACGGTGCTGATTTACGCCAAATATTAATTGATTGTGAAAAGCGAGATAGACCTTTAACTTTTGCTGAAACCGCAGCCATCGGAGAATCAATCGCGCGTGGTTTAGCATATGCACATTCATTTGCAGATGAACGTTTAGGGCCGTTACATATCGTTCATAGAGATATTAGTCCTCACAATATAATGATTAGTCGTGCTGGTGATGTAAAAATAATGGATTTTGGTATTGCCAAAGCCGCGGCACGTGCGACTCATACTGCTGCAGGTACTATTAAAGGCAAGGTTGCTTATATGGCGCCAGAGCAAGCTGCTGGCGAAGAATTGGATAGTCGTTGCGATCAATTCAGTCTTGGGGTTGTATTATGGGAAATAATCGCTCGACAACGATTATTTCAAGGTAATTCAGATCTTGATATTATAAGACGAGTAATTGAATGTGACATTAAAAAGCTCAGTAGCATTCGTACAGATATTCCAACAGAACTTGAAAATATTATTTCACGTTGCTTGTTAGCCAAACCAAGCGAACGTTATGCAAGTTTAAGCAATGTTGAAAAAGAATTGTCTAGTTTTCGTTATTCTCTTGGCGTTGAAGGTGCAGTGCAGCTTGGCTCATTAGTGGATATTAAGAACTCTGAAACGAATAAAAAACAACGTCAAACTATGACGTTGCCAGCGGATGAAGACGAAAATGATGAGCAAGCAGTTATATCGCAGACATTAGAAACTCCAAGTAATGCAATTGCAGCAAAGGCTAACGATTTTCAACCAACTGCTGCAACTGCGCCAACAGCAATTATGACCGATAGCATAGTACCAACAGCTGTTGTTAATTTAGATTTAACTCAGAATAAAATAACAACACCAGAAGCTAATTTGGTTTCACCTACACCTAACCTTACAAATGATGATAAAGTTACTAATACTATTAGTACTGATAATGCTTCAAAATCAGCGTCACGAAGTATTTTCAACTACATATTTTTGATTTTATTAGTAGCTACTATAATAACAGCAGTTGGTGTTTTATTACACAATAACCAATTTTTTAGCCAAGTTCGAAACAAGGTAAAAGCACTTAAAACGATTTTGCCTACTAAAGAATCTGATATTAAAAATACCACGGTTAAAGAAATTAAACTTAAAGAGTCTTCGCCAAAATCATCGGTAGTTTTTGAGCAACCGAAAATACCTAATATGGATATTGCTGATAGTGATACTGATAAAGAACCAATTACTACACCTTTTTTAACACTAGAAAAAGAAAGTGCGGCTACATCAGTTGACCCGCCGAAAATACCAGATAAGGTGAAAACCAGTTCAATTGCTGCCAAAGTCACTCCTAAACCAGTTAATAAAAAGAGCAAAGCTACTATGGGCTATTTATCGTTGCGCTCAGTTGGTACTTGGTTGGATGTTTACTTGGGTACTAAACGTTTAGGCACCACACCAATTAGACGTTATCGTATACCATCAGGAAATGTACACCTGCACTTGGTGAATAAAGAAGCTAACATTAATCGTTATCTTGATTTGCGAGTGCCACCAAATGGTGAAGTATCTCGCACGATCACTATACCAAAGTAA
- the purD gene encoding phosphoribosylamine--glycine ligase, producing the protein MKMLIIGEGGRESAICRALMTANPAPELIIAPGNAGTAHFGKNHNIAVKDIDGLVALAQKEHVDFVIVGGETSLVLGITDRLKAVGIACAGPSQQAAQLEGSKIYTRNLARDVNVPSPSFVVTRREAELAWAMDAWEGVPVVKADGLASGKGVFLPDTKAEALSIGNELLHGKLGDAGREIVLEERLTGIEASFFYACDGVHALPLPNAKDHKRIGDKDTGPNTGGMGAISPNPVVTIEIEERVRDEIVIPILAELEKRGTPFVGFLYTGVMITETGPKLIEFNVRLGDPEAQAILPRLPAGSFLSLCKGIAFGELGGLSFEIEPWCTCALVLSAKGYPDKPQIGDPITIESQCENTFRWIDFAGVTQRDETIVTNGGRVLAIVGRGTTPTAARSAAYAGVQYIAFEGMHYRRDIGREQS; encoded by the coding sequence ATGAAAATGTTAATCATTGGTGAAGGTGGCCGTGAAAGTGCGATTTGTCGTGCCTTGATGACCGCTAACCCAGCACCAGAATTAATTATTGCTCCTGGCAACGCTGGTACTGCGCATTTTGGTAAAAACCATAATATTGCTGTAAAAGACATTGATGGTTTAGTGGCGCTTGCTCAAAAAGAGCACGTTGATTTTGTCATTGTCGGTGGCGAAACTTCTTTGGTTTTGGGCATTACCGATCGACTAAAAGCAGTCGGTATTGCCTGCGCTGGTCCTAGCCAACAAGCTGCACAATTAGAAGGTTCGAAGATTTATACTAGAAATTTAGCGCGTGACGTTAATGTACCCTCTCCAAGCTTTGTAGTAACACGTAGAGAAGCTGAGCTTGCATGGGCTATGGATGCTTGGGAGGGTGTGCCAGTAGTCAAAGCGGATGGCTTAGCTAGTGGCAAGGGAGTCTTTCTACCTGATACCAAAGCAGAAGCACTCAGTATCGGCAATGAATTATTACACGGCAAATTAGGTGATGCCGGTCGAGAAATTGTTCTTGAAGAACGTCTTACTGGTATAGAAGCATCTTTCTTTTATGCTTGTGACGGTGTTCATGCTTTACCCTTGCCTAATGCTAAAGACCATAAACGTATTGGTGATAAAGATACTGGACCAAATACGGGTGGTATGGGGGCTATTAGTCCGAATCCTGTGGTAACCATCGAGATTGAAGAACGCGTTCGTGATGAAATAGTCATACCTATTTTGGCTGAATTAGAAAAACGAGGTACCCCCTTTGTTGGTTTTCTATATACCGGGGTGATGATCACCGAAACTGGACCAAAATTAATAGAATTTAATGTACGTCTAGGTGATCCTGAAGCTCAAGCTATTTTGCCACGATTACCTGCAGGATCATTTTTATCTCTTTGCAAGGGAATAGCCTTTGGTGAACTCGGTGGCTTGTCTTTTGAAATTGAGCCTTGGTGTACTTGTGCATTGGTGCTATCGGCAAAAGGTTATCCTGATAAACCACAAATTGGTGATCCAATCACAATCGAATCTCAATGCGAAAATACTTTTCGTTGGATTGATTTTGCAGGTGTTACTCAACGTGATGAAACCATAGTTACCAATGGTGGCAGAGTATTAGCTATTGTTGGACGTGGTACCACCCCTACTGCAGCGCGTAGTGCCGCATATGCAGGTGTGCAATACATTGCTTTCGAAGGTATGCATTACCGACGTGACATAGGTAGAGAACAATCGTGA
- a CDS encoding diguanylate cyclase codes for MTQESLDERLVWLLQVSRSMLATRDLDRLLMLITDAFIELTEAERGFLLLKDRDSGNLIQRVGRMKNGVNISEQETRISTVATRVFKENKPVFATDTSAQNDLATRRSIHELRLKMMVCVPLASENEPLGVIYADGKSTLDKVFTHTNRRTIEMLAEHATAAIENARMFERATNDPLTGLPNSSHFLLQLAKVMREATPDQPAGVILLDVDAFKRVNLSAGAEMGDRALVDISITLQDVLRADGLIARYGSDKFAVLLPPDDSAPIAIRLRDVAERARAAIATKNYHGVQMSASIGGISFTGTGAESAPDLVAAADDALAKARARGQGHVEIF; via the coding sequence ATGACGCAAGAATCTCTTGACGAACGCTTGGTCTGGTTGCTTCAGGTAAGTCGCAGTATGCTAGCAACACGTGACCTTGATCGACTGCTTATGCTGATTACCGATGCATTTATTGAGTTAACCGAAGCAGAACGTGGATTTTTATTACTAAAAGACCGAGATAGCGGTAATTTAATACAACGTGTTGGACGAATGAAAAACGGCGTCAATATTAGCGAACAAGAAACCCGTATTTCAACGGTCGCCACTCGCGTTTTCAAAGAAAATAAGCCTGTCTTTGCAACTGATACTAGCGCGCAAAATGATTTGGCTACAAGACGTTCTATTCACGAATTGCGTTTAAAAATGATGGTTTGCGTCCCATTGGCAAGTGAAAATGAGCCTTTGGGGGTAATTTACGCTGATGGCAAATCAACATTAGATAAAGTCTTCACTCATACCAACCGCAGAACCATAGAAATGCTGGCCGAACATGCTACCGCAGCAATAGAAAATGCTCGTATGTTTGAGCGTGCCACAAATGATCCGCTTACCGGCCTGCCAAATTCTAGCCATTTCCTTTTACAATTAGCAAAAGTCATGCGTGAAGCGACACCAGATCAACCAGCAGGAGTCATTTTATTGGATGTTGATGCTTTTAAGCGTGTTAATCTCTCTGCAGGCGCTGAAATGGGTGATCGTGCTTTGGTTGATATAAGCATTACCTTACAAGACGTTTTGCGTGCTGACGGTCTTATAGCTCGTTATGGCTCTGATAAATTTGCCGTATTATTACCGCCTGATGATAGTGCACCAATTGCTATACGTTTACGCGATGTCGCTGAAAGAGCCCGCGCCGCCATAGCTACTAAAAATTACCATGGGGTGCAAATGAGCGCTTCTATAGGCGGTATTTCGTTTACTGGTACAGGCGCAGAAAGTGCCCCAGATTTGGTTGCAGCAGCCGATGACGCACTTGCAAAAGCAAGAGCTCGTGGTCAAGGTCATGTAGAGATA